Proteins from a genomic interval of Capsicum annuum cultivar UCD-10X-F1 chromosome 4, UCD10Xv1.1, whole genome shotgun sequence:
- the LOC107868870 gene encoding protein WHAT'S THIS FACTOR 9, mitochondrial-like, giving the protein MKYGTESEDILVKFDLKYLNGFEMDKKWVDEWQKLPYISPYENAKNIPSKSDEDDKWAVIILHEILSLCVGKKTKKDNLLFIVECLGLCSRFKRALMLHPGIFYVSRKVDTHIVVLKEHYKRKMLIHKNLLMELRFKYVFLMNKVMEDKKSKDMQYKGSHDLKEGDAPETDADMEEEEDDDEDSDMYNDYHDEEMYNEARDVKHRQRLNLRTIFDDRKPS; this is encoded by the coding sequence ATGAAATATGGAACTGAAAGTGAAGATATCTTAGTTAAGTTTGATTTGAAGTATTTGAACGGGTTTGAGATGGATAAGAAGTGGGTTGATGAATGGCAAAAATTGCCTTATATTTCACCATATGAGAATGCAAAGAATATTCCTTCAAAGAGTGATGAAGATGATAAGTGGGCAGTAATAATTTTGCATGAAATTCTTAGTCTTTGTGTTGGGAAGAAAACGAAGAAAGATAATTTGCTTTTTATAGTAGAGTGTTTGGGACTTTGTTCTAGGTTTAAGAGGGCATTGATGTTGCATCCAGGAATATTTTATGTGTCGCGTAAGGTAGATACACATATTGTGGTATTGAAGGAgcactataaaaggaaaatgtTGATTCATAAGAACTTGTTGATGGAACTAAGATTTAAGTATGTTTTTCTCATGAACAAGGTAATGGAGGATAAAAAATCGAAAGATATGCAATATAAAGGTAGTCATGATTTGAAAGAAGGTGATGCACCAGAAACTGATGCTgatatggaagaagaagaagacgatgATGAGGACTCTGATATGTATAATGATTACCATGATGAAGAGATGTACAATGAGGCTAGAGATGTGAAGCATAGACAAAGATTAAACTTAAGGACAATATTTGATGATAGAAAACCTAGCTGA